ATTCCTCGTGGTAAATTAAAAAGTCACCCTCAGTTGATAGCTATGGAAGTATAAAAAGATTGTATAAAGGAAGCTATTCCTAAATCAGATAATTCAGTGAAATACAGTCTCCACCACCTGCCGTCTCTATCTACAGGTACACTTGAAAAGCTTGTGCGACTTTAATTTATTGTGGTTAGGTTGAGAAGTTCATGAATTAAGGCAACACTTCCTGAACATGGTATCACAACCGTGTGTCACAGTGAGTATAATGAAGTATCAAGTTTTAGGATTATAAAAAGTGCTAGGTGGACCCGAGGATAGCATATGACTTTAATACCCCTCACACAGACCTTGATCTTACTTGGGAGCCAGAGAACACGCTGGCGTTGGAACTGGTGCTGTGAGGACTTTAAAGTTCATCCATCACATCTctcaaaaagaaaactcagattTAGTGAAACACAAGCAAAATAGGAACCCGGATTCATGAAGCAATTGTTATGTGGATATCAAAATGCTGCTGAGATAAGTAATAAACCATAATACAGCAATTAGTGAATATGCAGATACTTATGCAGGAGTGGAATTTTGTGTTTTAGATAATTGTCAGATCTTCCTATGTGTATTTTGTAGTTCAGAACAATATCTTTAAGGTGAGATCACTGAATGTCCTAGCAACATCCATCTAAACCCCCAGTGACCTGGGTTTCTTACACACCTTGAAATTAACctggatttatttttagttttctatgcTCTATAGAAGATCACCCTATAATCACAGTATAGAAAGACTCTTGACCCCAAGTGAGGAGACCCCAATCCTGCTTTTGGCTCTGATACCATCACCctctgtcaccaccaccatcacctctcccAGCTGTGTGTCTTTAGTAACCTCCTAACGTAGCTTAGCTTCTGGTTCTTCAGCAGTAAAAGAGTTGATTGAGGTGATTTAGGTCAACGATTATTTCTTGAGAACTATGGGGACATTTGATTCAGTAGTTctgaatctgatttttaaaaagcacccgAGTTGGggaaacttttcatttttaagctcCACATTTGGTGCTGGTATGCAGTCATGGGTGGGAACCTCTTTGCTAAAGCACCTTCCAGCTCCGAGTTTATATTATTTCTGGGCCAGCAATGCTCCCATCTGCCTCTGGCTTCCATGGTACCTTGGCCACTGTGCCAGCACTTTCCACACCCTGCCCTATGTCACAGGTAAATGAACACCTTTCTGTTTGTCCCATCAAATTTTATGCTCGTTGAGGACAGAgacttttttccccacaaagaGTTTAGCACAGTGGCTTATACATAGTTGACATTCGTGTAAGTTTATTGATAAACATGATTATCATGAATATTATCAATAATTATCGCATAGCAGAGTGCATATATCACGTTATGCGTCATTGTGCTTCATATAATTCAGATCGCTTTATGAGATGTAGATACCAGTATATCCAGTATTACActggggaaaccaaggcttggAGAAGCTGTGTAACTTGCCCAGGGCTGTATAATCAGTAACATCACAGTCAGGATTCAGATTGAAGTGTGGTTCATTCCAGACTATGTGATTTCTCCTCTACTCAACTACTCCCATGAGGTATCTGAGACTGGTACCAAATGTCTGCTTCTCTCTAGAGTCTGCCAGTATATAAAATCTCATCCCAAAGAAAATACAAGTGATGACATTCCAGTGATGATATTCTAAATATAGATTTGCTTAGAGTGAGGTCAGTGACAGCCTTGAAAACATTCGTATTTCAAGTGTCCCCTGAAATATTCAGGAACcatagacacatttttttttgagaCTTATCTCTCTATGGCATTTTAATTGAAAGAGTGTCCCCTAAAGTATTTAGGTACTTAACTAAAAATAGAGCATAATTCGTGTGGCATCTCAGATTAGGTGTCTTTTGTTGGTGAGATTATGGTACTTGAACTAGGAACTAGAGTGTCAACTGCTAAGGGTGTCCTGAAACCTTTATTTGCTAAAATGCTGGCAGAAATGATAGacctatttttcatatttacttttgaatatttgtaaaatacagtTACATGTAGCCAACAAGGTCAATGCAAGCACCTCTTCTTTCAGGCTACTCGACATGCAGAAATGGTGGCCATCGACCAGGCCCTAGATTGGTGTCGTCGACATGGCAAGAGTCCTTCTGAGGTGTTTGAACACATGGTGCTGTACGTCACTGTGGAGCCGTGTATCATGTGCGCAGCCGCTCTCCGCCTGATGAGTATCCTTTGACTTCATGGGTTAATGTCTCGTACTCTTCCTGTGAACTCGAAAATGGCCAAACATCATAGTAGAAACATAACCCATTTCTACTACATGAAAACAGAGACCTATGAAACAAATTATAGGAGGTGCACATTATAAAATACAGTATCCcttggccaaaaaatttttaggaaagatttttgaataataaaattacCTCGTTTTTAATATCAATAAACATATAACTATTAAGTAAGCTAGAGCAAGAAACACATGACAAACTGTCGTGTAAAGATAAACCATAAATTAGATTATAAAACAGTGTGCATAGGAAAAGATCTGAAGACTATGCATCTGTTTTGCCTTtagtgaagagattataggtgatttaaaatttttctttctctgttaatatgcttttattgtttatttttgccatgAATACCTATTACATAGAAAGcttgaaaaattttaagtcagaagtaaatacaaaggaaaaaacaaatcatTTATGATACTATAATtgtaaataaatgggaaattgATAAAGTTACAGCTCTTTGAATTCTGTCTTTCACAGAATAAGCGGCACAAATACTGAATACAGCAAGTTAACCTctaaagatcttttaaaaaattatttgataattcaacaactcaatttcatacttgcatatttttatgtacttattttgcTGTGTGTGAATCatttaatcactttaaaaataatagagagggttttgaatatgaaaatatgtaCAGTTTCCACTTTACAAGCTCTCTGCCCATCCTGCCTTACAGAGCGGCTCTGCTTTAGTCTGGTTTGTACTAGGTCACAGGTTGTATCTCTTTGAGGAAAGAACAGggaaaaatctattatttttaagagGTGAAAATCGCTGGATTAaattcctgcctcctttctgGCTCCAATTCTCTAATGATTCCAAAAAATCATCTAGGAAAGATCAGAGAGAGCACGGAGCTCTGAGCGTTCAGCAGCTACACAGTCAGTTTTCATTCCGTTTGCAGTTGTGACACATTAGTTTCTATATTCTTTAAATCTCTTTCTTTTGTGTAACTGGATTGTGTAACTGGATTTTTAAGACGAAGCctaagtttaattattttttgataaGTATGGctgtttttttgataatttattttttggctgcgttgggtctttgctgctgcatgcaggctgtctctagttgtggcgagtgggggctattcttcattgtggtgagcgggcttctccttgcagtggcttctcttgttgtggagcacaggcaataggcacgtgggcttcagtagctgtggctcgtgggctctagagcactggctcagtagttgtggcgcacgggcttagttgctctgcggcatgtgggatcttcccggaccagggatcaaacccgtgtcccctgcattggcaggtggattcttaaccactgcaccaccagggaagtctcagtttAATTGTTTTTGAGAGTAGCATGGCCTTTCCTCTCCAGGCTAGCTGGTATAAACCCACCCTAGTTTTGTCACAGTAGGCACTTGAACTGCACACTCTTTGTAGGACCTTAATTCTTCCTTAGAAATCCCGCTGGTTGTCTATGGCTGTCAGAATGAACGATTTGGTGGTTGTGGCTCTGTTCTAGATATTGCCTCTGCTGATCTACCGAATACTGGGAGACCATTTCAGGTAACATGAACTgttatactttttccttttttctaattaCTGTGATCTCACGATGGGCTTGCAAGTAGTTAGCGTGTGCTCAGTACACCAAGAGGCCACGCTAGAACCAGGTGGGCTCTCGGGACCTCTGGTCAAGGTCATTGATGCCTCAGTGTAAGACCACAGGTTCATTTCCAGGTGAGTGCTCAGCTCTCTTAATTAACAGAATTCCTCCAGAAGGAGAGTCCCCAGCCTTCTGAGTTTTCCTCTAACAGTCTTCACCCATGCCTTCAGCTATGTTTGAGGACCCTACCACTGTGGGCGTTCTCCATCCATGCGTATGCCTGGCTCCACGCTGTACCAAGTTTGTGTGAGGCTTGGTAACAGTAGATGCTATTTACAGTGAATGTACAATAATTTTGCACAAAGTCAGTCGTTTTGCTTGATTGCCCTGTACTATTTTTGGTGCCTAGCAATCGATacctgttttcattatttttttttcctgcctttctaaTGTTGAAATTTCCCCCAGGCCCAAGAATCCACTTAGAAATTCTACTTTCCCTTGAACCTTGCCACTTCTCCCAAAGTTTTTATGTTTAAGGCTATGAACAGTAGGAATTTATATTTCAGCATTTGATCTGTAGACAAATACCAGTTTCCATAAACtggtttgattgtttttttctccaGATGTAAGGTTAATCCTAAAAGTattatgctttaaaaagaaaagggcttAACAAATTGCTGGACATGGTGGGTAGTTAACTACAAAGACCTCAGATATTCTTGGGAGAATATTAAGTACCTATGAAGGGCTAAATTTGGCTGAATCCCACTGAGAACAAGATTTGGAAGacattctattttgagttttgcCAGCTGAACATTGGCTTTCTTAACAACTCCTGCACTTTTGAGAATAGATGACTTTTGACATCACATCAGAAAAGAAATTGTAATAGAATGATGGAGAGTAAGCAATACAGTTAGCTTGATCATTAAAGAAATAGGCAAAGTGATTTGCTTTTTCCAGTTGCTTCTATCAGTAGCTCAAATTTTGCTTACATAACTCTTCGCAAGTGAATTGCTGACTCTACTTCATTTATGAGAAAGATCTAAAGAATTTCTCAAAGCTTCTGGGCAGAACAAAGATGAGCTATTGGATATCAGACATGGGGGAACATTTTTGACCAACATGCCGGTGACATTGAGTGCACACCATCCTCTCCTGCACGTCCCtgcacagaatccaacagtatcTGGTTGAACCAAAAAATAAGTTCACTTGCAGTGTGTGTACCTGGCCAGATTGGCTCCATCAAAATGAATGGCCATGGTTTGAAGCCACATCTCCAGATTTGATgccaaaatatgttttttttttttacagtgttttgagATTCTAGAGAAACTATCGATACCCCAGGCTTCTGGATGCTgtgttttctacttttatttggTTGGCTTAGGGTGTGGGTAGGGGTGAGGCGGGAATTTGTGGGAGGTGGGATGCTGTTTTTGTATTGCAGAATTATAGATTCttttaatactgtattataagcAGCATTAAAGTTCATAGAGGAGACCTACAGAACTATTCTTTTCAAAGAAGATGGTGATTAATTTACTTTACCTGCCTTGtgtaaaaaaactattttaattaagAATATGTGCTTTTTGTTAAAGCCACAAATTTGTAGCTATACTAGATGCCCGAAACGATTACCTTAGTAGCTTAGAGAGATCCAGTTTCCTTCTCCACCTGTAACTCAGTGGGTCTGGTCCCTGagtgcacattagaatcacctggagagcttggaCCCAAGCCTGTGCTtggtccccaccccagacccactgaatcagaagccgtggagggagggggagcatTGGTATTTTTTTAGTGAGCTCCCAAGTGATTCCACTGAGCAGCCAAGGTGGAAAACCAAGGTTCTAACTTTACCTGAGAGGAGAGTGCTTTGTGCAGGTGGGTGCTCCTGAGACAATGAGGAGAGGTGGGGGACCCGGGGGACGGGAACACTGAACAGTGTAGGAAACGCTGTACTCACCAACATGGTTAGAAGATGAAGTACTGAGAAGCCAAGGGAGGAGAGGGTTCAAAAGAGAAGCAAGTGAAGCCAGGAGTCTCCACGACTGCAGAGAGTTGAGGAGAGTGAAAAGACCAGTGTTTTGGTCAATAGGGGCCCTTGAGATATCTAAGAGGGCAATCCTGGGAGCACAAGCCAGTGAGGATGAGGTTGGGGAGGAACTGAGAGCCGCAAAAGTGACGGCCACGATTCGGGAACGTTCTCTGGGAGGAGCAGGGTATCAGCTTGCGTGGGGGACAGGGTAGAAGGAAGATTATcgggtttttttttccagctttattgagatataattgacgtacaacATTGTGAGATtataaggtgtacagtgtgatgatttgatgcttgtatacagcaaaatgtttataccacaataaggttagttcaTACATCCTTCACTTCATATAACtactattttgttgttgttgttattacgttatggtgagaacacttaagctCCCCTCTCATAGCGACTTTCAagcatacaatacagtattattctCTTTAGTCACCATGCTGGAACTTACTCTTCTTATAGCTGAcggtttgtaccctttgacaaaagtctccccatttcccccaccccctccgcccctgtcaaccactattctactctctgtttctataaagAAAGTATTGTATATatggtcatatatatatatatgtatatatgaatattattcagccataaaaaaagaaggaaattctgccattttcaaCAGCATGGCTGGACCTCAGGGGtgttatgctaagcaaaataagccagggaaagacaaatactgtatgatctcccttacatgtggaatccaaaaacaTCGAACTTGTAGCAGGTGGTTTTGATGGGGAAGGTTTATGCAGGCTTTGTGGGCCCAGGCAGGAGCCAGCTGAAGCACAAGAGAAAGGGAGGCTCATCTT
The sequence above is drawn from the Delphinus delphis chromosome 14, mDelDel1.2, whole genome shotgun sequence genome and encodes:
- the ADAT2 gene encoding tRNA-specific adenosine deaminase 2 isoform X2; amino-acid sequence: MAVAPTRQAKEALENIEVPVGCLLVYNNEVVGKGRNEVNQTKNATRHAEMVAIDQALDWCRRHGKSPSEVFEHMVLYVTVEPCIMCAAALRLMKIPLVVYGCQNERFGGCGSVLDIASADLPNTGRPFQCIPGYRAEEAVEMLKTFYKQENPNAPKSKVRKKECQKS